The proteins below are encoded in one region of Bosea sp. BIWAKO-01:
- the rpsN gene encoding 30S ribosomal protein S14, protein MAKKSSVEKNEHRRQLVKKYAGKRARLLAIANDESQSMDERFLARLKLAELPRNSAANRVRNRCEVTGRPRAVYRKLKMSRVALRELGNKGLVPGLVKSSW, encoded by the coding sequence ATGGCTAAGAAAAGCTCCGTCGAGAAGAACGAACACCGCAGGCAGCTCGTGAAGAAGTACGCGGGCAAGCGGGCGCGTCTTCTCGCGATCGCGAATGACGAGAGCCAGTCCATGGACGAGCGCTTCCTTGCTCGCCTCAAGCTGGCTGAACTGCCGCGCAACTCGGCTGCAAATCGGGTGCGCAATCGCTGCGAAGTGACCGGCCGTCCGCGCGCCGTGTATCGCAAGCTGAAGATGTCGCGCGTTGCTCTGCGCGAGCTCGGCAACAAGGGGCTGGTTCCCGGCCTCGTCAAGTCGAGCTGGTGA
- the rpsE gene encoding 30S ribosomal protein S5: MAREPRDRQDRDERDSEFVDRLVHINRVAKVVKGGRRFGFAALVVVGDQKGRVGFGHGKAREVPEAIRKATEAAKRGLVRIPLREGRTLHHDVQGRHGAGRVVLRAAPAGTGIIAGGPMRAVFEAVGMQDVVSKSLGSSNPYNLVRATFSALKNEDSPRGVAARRSLKVSALQSRRRDAGTDAAAEA; encoded by the coding sequence ATGGCGAGAGAACCTCGTGACCGTCAGGATCGCGATGAGCGCGATTCCGAATTCGTGGATCGTCTGGTCCACATCAACCGCGTCGCCAAGGTGGTGAAGGGCGGCCGTCGTTTCGGCTTTGCTGCCCTCGTCGTCGTCGGCGACCAGAAGGGCCGCGTCGGCTTCGGCCATGGCAAGGCTCGCGAAGTGCCGGAAGCCATCCGTAAGGCGACTGAAGCCGCCAAGCGCGGCCTGGTCCGCATTCCGCTGCGCGAAGGCCGCACGCTCCATCACGACGTCCAGGGCCGCCACGGCGCCGGTCGCGTCGTGCTGCGTGCAGCTCCGGCCGGTACCGGCATCATCGCCGGTGGTCCGATGCGCGCCGTCTTCGAGGCGGTTGGCATGCAGGATGTCGTGTCGAAGTCGCTCGGTTCGTCGAACCCCTACAACCTCGTGCGTGCCACCTTCTCGGCGCTCAAGAACGAGGACAGCCCGCGTGGCGTCGCCGCGCGCCGCAGCCTGAAGGTTTCGGCCCTGCAGTCGCGTCGTCGCGATGCCGGCACCGACGCCGCGGCCGAAGCGTGA
- the rplE gene encoding 50S ribosomal protein L5, producing the protein MAENQQAALTPRMKKHYEDVVRPAMIAEFGYKNVMEVPTIEKVVINMGVGEATADRKKVDSAAGDLAMIAGQKPVITKSRLAIAGFKLRENMAVGCKVTLRKTKMFEFVDRLVTIALPRVRDFRGLNPKSFDGRGNFALGIKEHIVFPEINYDKVDQVWGMDVIVCTTAKSDDEARALLKHFNFPFRQ; encoded by the coding sequence ATGGCTGAGAATCAGCAGGCGGCTCTCACGCCGCGCATGAAGAAGCATTACGAGGACGTCGTTCGTCCGGCGATGATCGCCGAGTTCGGCTACAAGAACGTGATGGAAGTCCCGACGATCGAGAAGGTCGTCATCAACATGGGCGTGGGCGAAGCGACGGCCGACCGCAAGAAGGTCGACAGTGCAGCTGGCGACCTCGCCATGATCGCCGGCCAGAAGCCGGTCATCACCAAGTCCCGCCTCGCCATCGCCGGCTTCAAGCTGCGCGAGAACATGGCGGTTGGCTGTAAGGTCACGCTGCGCAAGACCAAGATGTTCGAGTTCGTCGACCGGCTCGTCACCATCGCCTTGCCGCGCGTGCGCGACTTCCGTGGTCTCAACCCGAAGTCGTTCGACGGGCGCGGCAACTTCGCGCTCGGCATCAAGGAGCACATCGTGTTCCCTGAGATCAACTACGACAAGGTCGACCAGGTCTGGGGCATGGACGTGATCGTCTGCACGACTGCGAAGTCGGACGACGAAGCGCGCGCTCTGCTCAAGCACTTCAACTTCCCGTTCCGGCAGTGA
- the rpsS gene encoding 30S ribosomal protein S19, with amino-acid sequence MARSIWKGPFVDGYLLKKAEVARSASRAEVIKIWSRRSTILPQFVGLTFGVYNGHKHVPVNVSEEMVGHKFGEFSPTRTFHGHAADKKAKRK; translated from the coding sequence ATGGCGCGTTCGATTTGGAAAGGTCCGTTTGTCGACGGATACCTTCTGAAAAAGGCCGAGGTCGCCCGTTCGGCGAGCCGGGCCGAGGTGATCAAGATCTGGAGCCGCCGCTCCACGATCCTTCCGCAGTTCGTCGGTCTGACGTTCGGCGTCTACAACGGTCACAAGCATGTGCCGGTGAACGTGTCCGAGGAAATGGTGGGCCACAAGTTCGGCGAGTTCTCGCCGACGCGCACCTTCCACGGCCACGCTGCCGACAAGAAGGCGAAGAGGAAGTAA
- the secY gene encoding preprotein translocase subunit SecY encodes MASAAEQLAANLNFGALAKADELKKRIWFTLGALIVYRLGTYIPLPGMNPDAVADLFKQSQTGVLGLFNMFSGGAVGRLAIFALAIMPYISASIIIQLLSSVVPTFEALKKEGEQGRKVLNQYTRYLTLVLAVFQAYGIGVGLQGSGNLVLEPGPFFLLSTTITLVGGTMFLLWLGEQITSRGIGNGTSMIIFSGIIAEFPSQLAQTLELGRQGAISTGLLLLILVMAICVIAFCVFMERAQRRLLINYPKRQVGNRMYEGQTSFLPLKLNTSGVIPPIFASSLLLLPTTIASFSQASGGTGMLSTVATYLAHGRPLFMILYAALIIFFCFFYTAIVFNPVETADNLKKHGGFMPGIRPGERTAEHIDRVLTRITVLGAGYLTIVCLIPEFMITYAQIPIILLGGTSLLIVVTTTMDTVAQVHGHLLAHQYEGLVKKAKLRGARR; translated from the coding sequence ATGGCATCGGCGGCTGAACAGCTTGCGGCAAACCTGAATTTCGGCGCGCTCGCGAAGGCGGACGAGCTCAAGAAGCGGATCTGGTTCACGCTGGGGGCGCTCATCGTCTACCGGCTCGGTACCTATATCCCGCTGCCGGGCATGAACCCCGACGCCGTTGCCGACCTGTTCAAACAGTCGCAGACCGGCGTGCTCGGGCTGTTCAACATGTTTTCGGGCGGTGCCGTCGGGCGACTGGCGATCTTTGCGCTCGCGATCATGCCCTATATCTCGGCCTCGATCATCATCCAGCTCCTGTCGAGCGTGGTGCCGACTTTCGAGGCGCTGAAGAAAGAAGGCGAGCAGGGCCGCAAGGTCCTCAACCAGTACACCCGCTACCTGACGCTCGTGCTGGCCGTGTTCCAGGCCTACGGCATCGGTGTCGGCCTGCAGGGCTCTGGCAATCTCGTGCTCGAGCCCGGCCCGTTCTTCCTGCTCTCGACGACGATCACGCTGGTCGGCGGTACGATGTTCCTCCTCTGGCTCGGTGAACAGATCACCAGCCGCGGCATCGGCAACGGCACCTCGATGATCATCTTCTCGGGCATCATCGCCGAGTTTCCGTCGCAGCTCGCCCAGACCCTCGAACTTGGCCGTCAGGGCGCGATTTCGACCGGCCTGCTGCTGCTGATCCTGGTCATGGCCATCTGTGTCATCGCCTTCTGCGTGTTTATGGAGCGCGCCCAGCGCCGCCTGCTGATCAACTATCCCAAGCGCCAGGTCGGCAACCGCATGTATGAGGGCCAGACCTCTTTCCTGCCGCTGAAGCTCAACACATCGGGCGTCATCCCGCCGATCTTCGCCTCCTCGCTGCTGCTGCTGCCGACGACGATCGCCAGCTTCTCTCAGGCCTCGGGCGGCACCGGCATGCTGTCGACGGTGGCGACCTATCTGGCGCATGGCCGGCCGCTGTTCATGATCCTCTACGCGGCGTTGATCATCTTCTTCTGCTTCTTCTACACCGCCATCGTGTTCAATCCGGTCGAGACGGCGGACAACCTCAAGAAGCATGGCGGCTTCATGCCGGGCATCCGCCCCGGCGAGCGCACCGCTGAGCATATCGACCGCGTGCTGACCCGGATCACCGTTCTCGGCGCAGGCTATCTGACTATTGTCTGCCTTATCCCCGAGTTCATGATCACGTATGCCCAGATTCCGATCATCCTCCTGGGCGGCACCTCGCTGCTCATCGTGGTGACGACAACCATGGATACCGTGGCGCAGGTTCACGGGCATCTGCTGGCCCACCAGTATGAGGGGCTGGTCAAGAAGGCGAAGTTGCGAGGGGCGAGGCGCTGA
- the rpsQ gene encoding 30S ribosomal protein S17, whose amino-acid sequence MPKRVLQGVVVSDKQNKTVVVKVERRYTHPLLKKTVRRTKNYHAHDEAQTFKVGDSVWIEESKPISKLKSWVVLDNAPKA is encoded by the coding sequence ATGCCGAAGCGCGTGCTGCAGGGCGTCGTCGTTAGCGACAAGCAGAACAAAACTGTTGTGGTGAAGGTCGAGCGGCGTTATACGCACCCGCTCCTCAAGAAGACTGTTCGCCGGACCAAGAACTATCACGCCCACGATGAGGCGCAGACGTTCAAGGTTGGGGATTCGGTCTGGATTGAGGAATCCAAGCCCATTTCCAAGCTGAAAAGCTGGGTTGTGCTCGACAACGCTCCCAAGGCGTAA
- the rplF gene encoding 50S ribosomal protein L6, producing MSRIGKKPVPVPAGVTANVSGQLVSIKGSKGELSFSVPDDVSVALENGAIAVQPRSQSKRARSLWGTSRARVANLVTGVTNGFEKKLEINGVGYKAAVTGKVLKLSLGYSHDIDYPIPAGVAIVTPKPTEIVITGIDKQVVGQTAAEIRDYRGPEPYKGKGVKYAGEFIFRKEGKKK from the coding sequence ATGTCTCGTATCGGTAAAAAGCCTGTTCCGGTTCCCGCTGGCGTCACCGCCAACGTGTCCGGCCAGCTCGTGAGCATCAAGGGCTCGAAGGGGGAACTCTCCTTCTCCGTGCCCGACGATGTCTCGGTTGCGCTCGAGAACGGCGCCATCGCCGTTCAGCCGCGCTCGCAGAGCAAGCGTGCGCGCTCGCTCTGGGGCACGTCCCGGGCTCGCGTCGCCAATCTGGTGACGGGCGTCACCAACGGCTTCGAGAAGAAGCTCGAAATCAACGGCGTCGGCTACAAGGCCGCCGTCACCGGCAAGGTGCTCAAGCTGTCGCTCGGCTACAGCCACGACATCGACTATCCGATCCCGGCTGGGGTCGCGATCGTCACGCCGAAGCCGACTGAAATCGTCATCACCGGCATCGACAAGCAGGTGGTCGGCCAGACCGCCGCTGAGATCCGCGATTATCGCGGTCCCGAGCCCTACAAGGGCAAGGGCGTCAAGTACGCCGGCGAATTCATCTTCCGCAAGGAAGGGAAGAAGAAGTAA
- the rplB gene encoding 50S ribosomal protein L2: MALKSFKPITPSLRQLVIVDRSELYKGKPVKALTEGKSSKGGRNNLGRITVRFRGGGHKQSYRIVDFKRRGKPGVAATVERIEYDPNRTAFIALLKYADGEQAYILAPQRLAVGDSVISGDQVDIKPGNASPMGAMPIGTIVHNVELKIGKGGALARSAGNYAQIVGRDQGYVIVRLNSGEQRLISGLCYATVGAVSNPDHMNTNMGKAGRSRWLGRRPHNRGVSMNPVDHPHGGGEGRTSGGRHPVTPWGLPTKGKKTRSNKRTDTFIVSSRHARKKKN; the protein is encoded by the coding sequence ATGGCTTTGAAAAGTTTCAAGCCGATCACGCCGAGCCTTCGCCAGCTCGTGATCGTCGACCGCAGCGAGCTCTACAAGGGCAAGCCGGTCAAGGCTCTCACCGAGGGTAAGTCCTCGAAGGGTGGCCGCAACAATCTCGGCCGCATCACGGTTCGTTTCCGTGGCGGTGGACACAAGCAGAGCTACCGGATCGTCGACTTCAAGCGTCGCGGCAAGCCGGGCGTGGCGGCGACCGTGGAGCGGATCGAGTATGATCCGAACCGCACCGCCTTCATCGCGCTGCTCAAGTACGCTGATGGCGAGCAGGCCTACATCCTGGCGCCGCAGCGCCTGGCGGTTGGCGACAGCGTCATCTCCGGCGACCAGGTCGACATCAAGCCCGGCAATGCTTCGCCGATGGGCGCGATGCCGATTGGCACCATCGTCCACAATGTCGAGCTCAAGATCGGCAAGGGTGGGGCGCTGGCGCGGTCTGCGGGCAACTACGCCCAGATCGTCGGTCGCGACCAGGGCTATGTCATCGTCCGCCTGAACTCGGGCGAACAGCGCCTGATCAGCGGCCTGTGCTATGCTACGGTGGGCGCGGTTTCGAACCCCGACCACATGAACACCAACATGGGCAAGGCTGGTCGCTCGCGCTGGCTCGGCCGTCGTCCGCATAACCGCGGCGTCTCGATGAACCCGGTCGATCACCCGCATGGTGGTGGTGAGGGTCGTACCTCGGGCGGTCGTCACCCGGTCACGCCGTGGGGACTGCCGACCAAGGGCAAGAAGACCCGCTCGAATAAGCGGACCGATACGTTCATCGTGTCGAGCCGTCACGCCCGCAAGAAGAAGAACTGA
- the rplD gene encoding 50S ribosomal protein L4, which produces MKLDITTLEGGNAGSVELSDSIFGLEPRADLLARMVRYQLAKRRAGTHKSKGRSEVDRTRKKIYKQKGTGGARHGAASAPQFRGGGKAFGPIVRDHAHDLPKKVRALALRHALSAKAKDAGLIIIDDVTLAEPKTKVLLGHFGKLDLSSALVIGGAEIDVNFGLAARSIPNVDVLPVQGINVYDILRRDKLVLTRSAVDALEARFK; this is translated from the coding sequence ATGAAGCTCGATATCACCACTCTCGAGGGCGGCAATGCCGGCTCGGTCGAGCTCTCTGACTCGATCTTCGGTCTTGAGCCGCGCGCCGATCTTCTCGCCCGCATGGTGCGCTACCAGCTCGCCAAGCGTCGCGCCGGGACCCACAAGTCCAAGGGCCGTTCGGAAGTCGATCGCACCCGCAAGAAGATCTACAAGCAGAAGGGCACCGGTGGCGCTCGTCACGGTGCAGCCTCGGCTCCGCAGTTCCGCGGCGGCGGCAAGGCCTTCGGTCCGATCGTGCGTGATCATGCGCATGACCTGCCGAAGAAGGTCCGTGCCCTGGCTCTGCGCCATGCGCTCTCGGCCAAGGCCAAGGACGCCGGTCTGATCATCATCGACGACGTCACGCTCGCCGAGCCGAAGACCAAGGTCCTGCTCGGTCACTTCGGCAAGCTGGACCTGTCCAGCGCGCTGGTGATCGGCGGCGCCGAGATCGATGTGAACTTCGGTCTGGCCGCGCGTTCGATCCCGAACGTCGACGTCCTGCCGGTTCAGGGCATCAACGTCTACGACATCCTGCGTCGCGATAAGCTTGTGCTGACGCGCTCGGCTGTCGATGCGCTGGAGGCGCGCTTCAAATGA
- the rpmC gene encoding 50S ribosomal protein L29, producing the protein MKATQRLSDLKVMSVDQLQDELLKLKKEQFNLRFQRATGQLENTARVTEVRKDIARIKTLQRSKTVAASA; encoded by the coding sequence ATGAAAGCTACGCAACGCCTGTCCGATCTCAAGGTGATGAGTGTCGACCAGCTCCAGGACGAACTCCTGAAGTTGAAGAAGGAGCAGTTTAACCTGCGTTTCCAACGCGCTACCGGCCAGCTCGAGAATACCGCTCGGGTGACTGAGGTGCGCAAGGATATCGCTCGCATCAAGACGCTGCAGCGGTCGAAGACCGTTGCGGCGAGCGCCTGA
- the rpsC gene encoding 30S ribosomal protein S3: protein MGQKINPIGLRLGINRTWDSRWFAQKGEYGHLLHEDMKIRAALMKLLKQAAVSKIIIERPHKKCRVTIHSARPGVVIGKKGADIEKLRKEVSKLTKADVTINIVEVRKPEIDATLVADSIAQQLERRVAFRRAMKRAVQSAMRLGAEGIRINCSGRLGGAEIARLEWYREGRVPLHTLRADVDYGVGTAFTTYGTCGIKVWIFKGEILEHDPMAQDKRLSDEGGRSGGRDRREQAA from the coding sequence ATGGGTCAGAAAATCAATCCGATCGGCCTTCGCCTCGGCATCAACCGCACCTGGGACTCGCGCTGGTTCGCGCAGAAGGGTGAGTACGGTCATCTGCTGCACGAAGACATGAAGATCCGCGCCGCGCTGATGAAGCTGCTGAAGCAGGCGGCGGTCTCCAAGATCATCATCGAGCGCCCGCACAAGAAGTGCCGCGTCACCATCCACTCGGCTCGTCCGGGCGTGGTGATCGGCAAGAAGGGCGCCGATATCGAGAAGCTGCGCAAGGAAGTCTCGAAGCTGACCAAGGCCGATGTGACGATCAACATCGTCGAGGTCCGCAAGCCCGAGATCGACGCCACCCTGGTGGCCGACTCCATCGCTCAGCAGCTCGAGCGTCGCGTCGCGTTCCGTCGCGCCATGAAGCGGGCCGTTCAGTCGGCCATGCGTCTGGGCGCCGAGGGCATCCGCATCAACTGCTCGGGCCGCCTCGGCGGCGCGGAAATCGCGCGCCTGGAATGGTACCGCGAAGGCCGCGTGCCGCTGCACACGCTGCGCGCCGATGTGGATTACGGTGTCGGCACCGCCTTCACCACCTACGGCACGTGCGGCATCAAGGTCTGGATCTTCAAGGGCGAGATCCTCGAACACGACCCGATGGCCCAGGACAAGCGTCTCTCTGACGAAGGTGGTCGCTCCGGCGGTCGCGATCGTCGCGAGCAGGCTGCGTAA
- the rplV gene encoding 50S ribosomal protein L22, which yields MGKPSAPRALPENEAIAVARNLRVSPQKLNLLAQLIRGKKVSTALADLEFSRKRISLDVRKCLQSAIANAENNHDLDVDDLVVAQAFVGKALVMKRFHARARGRGARIMKPFANITIVVREVQAAKA from the coding sequence ATGGGTAAGCCATCCGCCCCCCGTGCGCTGCCGGAAAACGAAGCCATTGCGGTTGCCCGCAACCTTCGCGTCAGCCCGCAGAAGCTGAACCTCCTCGCTCAGCTCATCCGTGGCAAGAAGGTCTCGACCGCGCTCGCCGATCTCGAGTTCTCGCGTAAGCGGATCTCGCTCGACGTTCGCAAGTGTCTGCAGAGCGCCATCGCCAACGCCGAGAACAATCATGATCTCGACGTCGACGATCTCGTCGTTGCGCAGGCTTTCGTCGGCAAGGCCCTGGTCATGAAGCGCTTCCACGCCCGCGCCCGCGGCCGTGGAGCCCGGATCATGAAACCCTTCGCGAACATCACGATCGTGGTGCGCGAAGTCCAGGCGGCCAAGGCCTGA
- the rplO gene encoding 50S ribosomal protein L15 encodes MKLTDIRDNEGAHKSRIRVGRGIGSGKGKTGGRGVKGQKARAGVAVKGFEGGQMPLYRRLPKRGFHNLFAKELNEVNLGRIQQAVEAGKLDGKGVVTIEALVAAGVISKAAPDGVKILGVGELKTKLAFEVAGASKSAVEAIEKAGGSVKILAAAASQA; translated from the coding sequence ATGAAACTCACAGACATTCGTGACAACGAAGGCGCCCACAAGTCGCGCATCCGTGTCGGCCGTGGTATCGGCTCCGGCAAGGGCAAGACTGGTGGACGCGGCGTCAAGGGTCAGAAGGCCCGTGCCGGCGTGGCGGTCAAGGGCTTCGAAGGCGGTCAGATGCCGCTTTATCGTCGCCTGCCGAAGCGCGGCTTCCACAACCTCTTCGCCAAGGAACTGAACGAGGTGAATCTCGGTCGGATCCAGCAGGCGGTCGAGGCCGGCAAGCTCGACGGCAAGGGCGTGGTCACCATCGAAGCGCTGGTTGCGGCTGGCGTGATCTCGAAGGCGGCCCCCGACGGCGTCAAGATTCTTGGCGTCGGCGAGCTGAAGACGAAGCTTGCCTTCGAAGTGGCAGGCGCGTCGAAGTCGGCGGTCGAGGCCATTGAAAAGGCTGGCGGCTCGGTCAAGATCCTGGCGGCTGCTGCTTCACAGGCGTGA
- the rplN gene encoding 50S ribosomal protein L14: MIQVQTNLEVADNSGARRVMCIKVLGGSKRKYAGVGDIIVVSIKEAIPRGRVKKGDVMKAVVVRTAKDVKRADGSVIRFDRNAAVLINNQKEPVGTRIFGPVPRELRAKNHMKIISLAPEVL; this comes from the coding sequence ATGATCCAGGTGCAGACGAATCTCGAGGTCGCGGATAACTCCGGCGCCCGTCGTGTGATGTGCATCAAGGTTCTCGGCGGGTCGAAGCGGAAATACGCCGGTGTCGGTGATATTATCGTCGTTTCGATCAAGGAAGCCATTCCCCGCGGCCGCGTGAAGAAGGGCGACGTCATGAAGGCGGTCGTCGTTCGGACCGCTAAGGACGTGAAGCGCGCCGATGGTTCGGTGATCCGGTTCGACCGCAATGCGGCCGTGCTGATCAACAACCAGAAGGAGCCGGTGGGCACCCGTATCTTCGGACCGGTTCCGCGCGAACTTCGCGCCAAGAACCACATGAAGATCATCTCGCTTGCGCCAGAGGTGCTGTAA
- the rpmD gene encoding 50S ribosomal protein L30, with the protein MAKAEKTVVVEQIGSPIRREASQRQTLIGLGLNKIRRQSTLQDTASVRGMIEKVKHLVRVVDAK; encoded by the coding sequence ATGGCAAAAGCTGAAAAGACCGTGGTCGTCGAGCAGATCGGTAGCCCGATCCGCCGTGAGGCCTCGCAGCGCCAGACCCTGATCGGTCTCGGCCTGAACAAGATCCGCCGCCAATCGACCCTGCAGGACACCGCTTCCGTCCGTGGCATGATCGAGAAGGTCAAGCACCTCGTCCGCGTCGTCGACGCGAAGTGA
- the rplR gene encoding 50S ribosomal protein L18 yields the protein MSKQTEITARRRARVRRAIKAVANGRARLSVHRTGKQIYAQVIDDAKGITLASASSLDKDIRGDIKSGANVEAAATIGKLVAERAVKAGVKDVVFDRGPYMYHGRVKALADAAREGGLNF from the coding sequence ATGAGCAAGCAGACAGAAATTACTGCGCGCCGCCGGGCCCGTGTCCGTCGCGCCATCAAGGCGGTCGCCAATGGCCGCGCTCGCCTGTCGGTGCATCGCACCGGCAAGCAGATCTATGCCCAGGTCATCGACGACGCGAAGGGCATCACCCTCGCGTCGGCCTCGAGCCTGGACAAGGACATCCGCGGCGACATCAAGTCGGGTGCGAATGTCGAGGCTGCGGCCACGATCGGCAAGTTGGTTGCCGAGCGTGCGGTCAAGGCCGGCGTGAAGGACGTGGTCTTCGATCGCGGTCCCTACATGTATCATGGTCGCGTCAAGGCGCTGGCCGATGCGGCTCGCGAGGGCGGGCTGAATTTCTGA
- the rplP gene encoding 50S ribosomal protein L16, which translates to MLQPKRTKFRKQFKGRISGVAKGGTDLNFGQFGLKALMPERVTARQIEAARRAITRAMKRAGRVWIRIFPDVPVSKKPTEVRMGKGKGAPEFWAAKVKPGRIMFEIDGVEEETAREALRLGAAKLPIKTRFIQRIAE; encoded by the coding sequence ATGTTGCAACCAAAGCGAACCAAGTTCCGCAAGCAGTTCAAGGGACGCATCTCCGGCGTTGCCAAGGGCGGCACGGACCTCAATTTCGGCCAGTTCGGCCTGAAGGCCCTGATGCCTGAGCGCGTCACGGCCCGTCAGATCGAAGCTGCCCGTCGCGCGATCACTCGTGCCATGAAGCGTGCTGGCCGCGTCTGGATCCGGATCTTCCCGGACGTGCCAGTTTCGAAGAAGCCGACCGAAGTCCGCATGGGCAAGGGCAAGGGCGCGCCTGAATTCTGGGCAGCCAAGGTCAAGCCTGGGCGAATCATGTTCGAGATCGACGGGGTGGAAGAGGAGACGGCGCGCGAGGCGCTTCGTCTCGGCGCCGCCAAGCTGCCGATCAAGACCCGCTTCATCCAGCGCATCGCCGAGTAA
- the rplX gene encoding 50S ribosomal protein L24, with translation MAAKIKKGDKVVVLAGRDKGKAGEVLQVLPKDARAVVRGVNLVKKHTKASAQSEGGIISKEATIDLSNLAVADPKDGKPTRVGFKVLDDGRKVRFAKRSGDLIDG, from the coding sequence ATGGCTGCGAAGATCAAGAAGGGCGACAAGGTCGTCGTGTTGGCCGGCCGTGACAAGGGCAAGGCCGGCGAAGTGCTCCAGGTGCTGCCGAAGGATGCCCGCGCCGTGGTGCGTGGTGTCAACCTCGTGAAGAAGCACACCAAGGCCTCGGCGCAGTCCGAGGGGGGCATCATCAGCAAGGAGGCCACGATCGATCTGTCGAACCTGGCCGTCGCCGATCCGAAGGACGGCAAGCCGACCCGCGTCGGTTTCAAGGTGCTCGATGACGGCCGCAAGGTGCGTTTCGCCAAGCGTTCGGGGGATCTGATCGATGGCTGA
- the rpsH gene encoding 30S ribosomal protein S8 has product MAIIDPLGDMLTRIRNAQMRRKSRVTTPGSKLRARVLDVLQAEGYIRGYSTTEFGNGRTEFDIELKYHEGQPVIRAISRVSKPGRRVYSSVDTMPRVADGLGVTIVSTPKGVMPDHLAREQNVGGEVLCKVF; this is encoded by the coding sequence ATGGCGATCATTGATCCGCTTGGCGATATGCTGACCCGCATCCGCAATGCGCAGATGCGGCGCAAGTCGCGCGTGACCACCCCGGGCTCGAAGCTGCGTGCCCGCGTGCTCGACGTGCTTCAGGCCGAGGGTTACATCCGCGGCTATTCCACGACCGAGTTCGGCAATGGCCGGACCGAGTTCGACATCGAGCTGAAGTACCATGAGGGACAGCCGGTCATCCGCGCCATCTCTCGGGTTTCGAAGCCCGGCCGCCGCGTCTACTCTTCGGTGGACACGATGCCGCGCGTGGCCGACGGCCTCGGCGTGACCATCGTCTCCACGCCGAAGGGCGTGATGCCCGATCATCTTGCCCGCGAGCAGAACGTGGGCGGCGAAGTGCTCTGCAAGGTCTTCTGA
- a CDS encoding 50S ribosomal protein L23 — translation MSQSAKNLDPRHYDVIRGPVITEKATMLSEHNKVVFKVAKTATKPQIKAAIEKLFDVKVKSVNTLVTEGKVKVFRGRLGQRSDVKKAVVTLEEGHSIDVTTGL, via the coding sequence ATGAGCCAGTCTGCAAAGAACCTGGATCCGCGCCACTACGATGTCATTCGTGGCCCGGTGATCACCGAAAAGGCGACCATGCTCTCCGAGCACAACAAGGTCGTCTTCAAGGTCGCGAAGACCGCGACCAAGCCGCAGATCAAGGCGGCTATCGAGAAGTTGTTCGATGTCAAGGTGAAGAGCGTCAACACGCTCGTCACCGAAGGCAAGGTCAAGGTCTTCCGGGGCCGGCTCGGGCAGCGTTCGGACGTCAAGAAGGCCGTAGTGACCCTCGAAGAAGGTCACTCGATCGACGTGACCACGGGCCTCTGA